From the genome of Dryobates pubescens isolate bDryPub1 chromosome 9, bDryPub1.pri, whole genome shotgun sequence, one region includes:
- the CAVIN4 gene encoding caveolae-associated protein 4, whose translation MDRHESASEANKPHQNRLSSVTEEEEEQDAAYTIVTVLDKVANIVDSVQASQKRIEERHREMENAIKTIQIDILKLAQAHGNTGYTVNKLLEKTRKVSSTMKEVRARVERQSANVRKVEAKQEEMLKKNKFRVVIYQEETECPSSLSVIKERTAGETIEDDFFLPDDLSSDEEYYVEESKATRFKKSGMRRIDGIKKAFSRENMQKTRQNFGKKVNRLRTRIVTPERRERIRQSGERLRQSGMRIKKTIAQAAPTKEAFKIHKKGKERTGAEGQEGIQGASVHIASEFAAAEPFTEEISYSEVITKVKKDKNSVTKGASPSTEKAVTLPEVVLKQEGKEGSGRGGDDVPLLDLKQLA comes from the exons ATGGATCGCCACGAAAGCGCCTCAGAGgccaacaaaccccaccaaaatcgTCTCTCCAGTGTCACCgaggaggaagaagaacaaGATGCAGCTTACACGATTGTGACGGTCCTGGACAAAGTGGCCAACATTGTGGACAGCGTGCAGGCGAGCCAGAAGAGGATCGAGGAGAGGCACAGGGAGATGGAAAATGCCATCAAGACCATACAGATTGACATTTTAAAGCTTGCCCAGGCTCATGGCAATACAGGCTACACGGTGAACAAGTTACTGGAGAAAACTCGCAAAGTCAGCTCCACCATGAAGGAGGTGCGGGCACGCGTGGAGAGGCAGAGCGCCAACGTGCGGAAGGTGGAAGCCAAGCAAGAGGAGatgctgaagaaaaacaaattccGGGTTGTAATCTATCAG GAGGAAACTGAGTGTCCTTCATCTCTCTCTGTAATCAAAGAGAGGACAGCAGGTGAAACTATAGAGGATGATTTCTTCTTACCTGATGACCTGTCTTCTGATGAAGAATATTACGttgaagaaagcaaagcaacccGGTTCAAGAAATCAGGCATGAGGCGCATAGATGGTATCAAAAAGGCTTTTTCAAGGGAAAATATGCAAAAGACAAGACAAAATTTTGGCAAGAAGGTAAACAGGCTTCGAACTAGAATTGTGACccctgagaggagagagaggatcaGGCAGtcaggagagagactgagacaaTCTGGGATGAGGATCAAGAAAACCATTGCACAAGCTGCCCCAACAAAGGAGGCGTTCAAGATCCATAAAAAAGGTAAAGAACGAACAGGAGCCGAAGGTCAGGAGGGTATCCAGGGAGCCAGTGTGCACATCGCCTCTGagtttgcagcagcagagcccttcacTGAAGAAATCTCTTACTCAGAAGTGATCACTAAAGTAAAGAAAGACAAGAATAGTGTGACAAAAGGTGCCTCCCCGTCAACTGAAAAAGCGGTGACACTGCCAGAAGTTGTTCttaaacaggaaggaaaagaaggaagtgggagAGGTGGAGATGATGTCCCTTTGCTAGACTTAAAGCAATTGGCATAA